A single Mytilus trossulus isolate FHL-02 chromosome 12, PNRI_Mtr1.1.1.hap1, whole genome shotgun sequence DNA region contains:
- the LOC134692531 gene encoding toll-like receptor 5, whose product MANPLFLKSKEETLEYDAYVAYCDGDYQWVYGPLRLFLEERRNYKLLLLDRGDVLAGEHRLFALYNSIPKCKKIILVISKEFVNNDWAYYEATVGIEHFLGLQARIIVINLENITKTEIPQCVLQMMSLDANDHIRKTDTLNENNIFWKCLDQAMQR is encoded by the coding sequence ATGGCCAATCCACTTTTCCTGAAGTCAAAAGAAGAAACACTTGAATATGATGCATATGTAGCTTATTGCGATGGAGACTATCAATGGGTGTATGGACCTTTGCGCCTATTTCTCGAAGAGAGACGGAATTATAAACTTCTTCTGTTAGATAGAGGAGATGTCCTTGCTGGAGAACATAGACTTTTTGCTTTATACAATTCAATTCCAAAATGCAAAAAGATAATCTTAGTGATTTCAAAAGAGTTTGTTAACAATGATTGGGCATACTATGAAGCTACTGTAGGAATTGAACATTTCCTGGGCTTACAAGCGAGAATAATTGTTATAAACCTGgaaaatataaccaaaacagAAATACCGCAATGTGTTCTTCAAATGATGTCATTGGACGCCAACGATCATATTCGCAAAACAGacacattaaatgaaaataacattttctgGAAATGTTTAGATCAAGCAATGCAACGTTAA